The following are from one region of the Nitrospirota bacterium genome:
- a CDS encoding ATP-binding protein: MMQKSIGGVAAAALEEPGVSVIGGGDEAGSFPSKWSLKRRIQALGVLVGATLVCGALLGLQLFHMTESARMSDATTQLNLALDRLARQYDKADIPASAATLSALPLIENGPALRLMTLESLRDVPGVEGGFYSRSQDKLLGYAFPTYLGSGPKMDIPEAERPTISRLAREAIAARASVREQVERGFDVILFVAAPLLRENQAIGAVWLMHRLPGIRNPQWRYYSAALLSMLIMAGAVAWGAWLMARRLDIAIGQMVEGIKTLQDTASRPVPTTGYAEVDRVVSAINHLVETVRLQQTRREHLERQLQQADRLATLGRLVAGVAHEVRNPLSSIRLKIQLARRGTIDLDRLVAAFGVVEQEISRLDRLVVRLLSVAKPAAAGSQPTNLNEFLSGRLQHWQARASEAGIRVTYTGVLHSDAAAAIDRDRLGQILDNLIYNALEALAGTGGTIMVSLIRHKHDSFSLTVTDSGPGISPEARHHLFEPFFTTKPQGTGLGLFLSAEMARALGGNLAYVESPHGGACFTLTLPFCPAGEVPREDDGPAAPQGAG, translated from the coding sequence ATGATGCAGAAATCCATCGGCGGTGTGGCAGCCGCCGCCCTTGAAGAGCCTGGAGTGTCGGTCATCGGCGGAGGAGACGAGGCCGGCTCGTTCCCATCCAAATGGTCTTTGAAGCGCCGGATCCAGGCGCTCGGCGTGCTGGTCGGCGCCACGTTGGTCTGCGGCGCCCTGCTCGGCCTGCAACTGTTTCATATGACGGAGTCGGCTCGCATGTCTGACGCAACGACGCAATTGAATCTGGCCTTGGACCGCCTGGCTCGCCAGTACGACAAGGCAGACATTCCGGCCTCGGCGGCTACGCTGAGTGCGCTGCCGCTCATCGAGAACGGTCCGGCGCTCCGCCTGATGACGCTGGAGAGCCTGAGGGACGTTCCCGGAGTGGAAGGGGGGTTCTACTCACGGTCACAAGACAAGCTGCTCGGATATGCCTTCCCCACCTATTTGGGCTCCGGCCCGAAGATGGACATCCCCGAAGCGGAACGGCCCACCATTTCCCGGTTGGCGCGCGAGGCCATCGCCGCCCGGGCGTCTGTCCGCGAGCAGGTAGAGCGCGGGTTCGATGTGATCCTCTTCGTGGCGGCTCCGCTGTTGCGGGAAAACCAGGCCATCGGCGCGGTGTGGCTGATGCATCGGCTTCCCGGCATCCGCAACCCGCAATGGCGGTACTACAGCGCCGCCCTGCTCTCGATGCTGATCATGGCCGGAGCCGTCGCGTGGGGGGCGTGGTTGATGGCGCGCCGCCTGGATATAGCCATCGGACAAATGGTGGAGGGCATTAAAACTCTTCAAGACACTGCGTCGCGTCCGGTCCCTACCACCGGCTACGCCGAGGTCGACCGTGTGGTTTCGGCAATCAATCACTTAGTCGAGACTGTTCGTCTCCAACAAACGCGCCGCGAGCACCTCGAACGCCAACTCCAGCAGGCGGACCGCCTCGCCACTCTCGGACGCCTCGTCGCCGGCGTTGCGCATGAAGTGCGCAACCCCCTTTCGTCTATACGGCTGAAGATTCAACTCGCCCGGCGGGGGACGATCGATCTCGACAGACTGGTGGCGGCCTTCGGCGTCGTGGAACAGGAAATTTCGCGCCTCGACCGGCTCGTGGTCCGCCTTCTTTCGGTCGCAAAGCCCGCTGCAGCCGGATCGCAGCCGACGAACCTGAATGAATTCCTGAGCGGGCGCCTGCAACACTGGCAGGCGCGGGCTTCAGAAGCCGGCATCCGAGTGACGTATACGGGCGTCCTGCATTCGGACGCCGCCGCCGCTATTGACCGGGATCGTCTCGGTCAGATCCTTGACAACCTCATTTACAATGCGCTCGAGGCATTGGCCGGCACGGGCGGGACGATCATGGTGTCGTTAATCCGGCACAAACACGACTCGTTCAGCCTCACCGTGACCGATTCGGGACCGGGAATCTCTCCGGAAGCCCGGCATCATCTTTTCGAGCCGTTTTTTACGACGAAACCGCAGGGAACCGGCCTTGGCCTCTTCCTCTCGGCTGAAATGGCTCGGGCATTGGGCGGGAACCTGGCCTATGTGGAATCGCCGCAC